From Gadus macrocephalus chromosome 16, ASM3116895v1:
ACTCAACGTATGGACCCCCTCCCAGTATAGATGCTGGGAAGATTTAAGAGGTGAGATCTGAGTGGGATCTTTGAAATAGCCAGTCAGCTCTCAGTGAATACAATGTGCCAGGACAACATCCATTTCAAATTGACTGGCCGGCCTCTTCATGAAGCCCATTCATATTTATCTCCTCCCCGATTTGTtttcagggaatccatcttgaCTGTCAGTTATAGTAGCGTGAATTGCAACATTTCCCAACGTTGGAGAAAGGTAGGGAGTTTTTTTGGGTTATTTAGTTTCAAAATCTTGCTCCTACactcttttctgctctctctttccaACTGTGGAATATTGCCTATGGCACCTTTAAtctggcgagggggggggggggtcctaggaGAAGACACCTGGGTCAGTAGAGGGTGAGAGGGACCAGCGTCTCCCTCTGGTGATtcagagacaggagggagagatgcACACAGGGGAGGGCTGAGAGGACAGAAGGTTGAGAGGAGGGGGCGTTTTGGAACAGGTGACGTGCTGATGGACAGCGAGCCACAGGCAGcaccaggctgtgtgtgtgtatgtgtgtgtttgagttagtATGTGACAGCTGCGGGAATGACAAAGCCATAACAGCAAGGTGcccgtctttctctctcagaaacacacacaaaccgccggagggagggagggagagagagagagagagagagagagagagagagagagagagagagagagagagagagagagagagagagagagagagagagagagggggggagggggagggggagggagagagagagagagagagagagagagagagagagagagggggagggggagggagagagatggagagggggagggagagagagagagggggggagagagagagaggggggggggagagagagagagagagatgggtaaAAGCACCAGATGGAGCGGGCCGACCAACACAAAGCAGCGAGTCAGGTGAAGCAAGGGGGCGTGTGACCTCATCCTCAATTCCCCACGCACGGCCCGCCATTTACTGTCCACTCAGAGGACAGTGACGCAGATCATACCCCAAAATGAAAAGGACATCATGGGATACTGCAGCACCCAGGGCTCAGGTGCCAATgtgggctctctctctgtttctgtgtccctctgtttctgtctctctctctctctctggttctgtctgtttctctctctgtttctgtctctctgattctctccgtctctgttcgtctatctttctctgtctctttctctctctatctctctatgtttctctgtctcactttctctctgtctctctctctctgtctctctctgtttctgtctctctctctctcgccgtctGTCAGTgtatctgtttctctgtctctccgtctctgtccgtgtatctctctctgtttctctgtttctctccgtctctctctttctctctctctttctctgtttctctttgtgtTTGGCGCTATGACCAGCTACGACCCTGGACTGCAGATGGCTGCGAGGATTTCTCCCATGTTCTGATGTGACTGCCGTGCTCTGGAAACATGGGTGGGGTAACGGGTggatgtgtgagggagagaactGCACGATGCAAGGGCAGAAGGAATGGAAGGCACAGCGTTAAGGTTTCCCCCTGAGTTTACGACCCACTCTCTCCACTGCTCGTCTCTTCCTGATGTAGACCCTGCTAGGTGCTGACCTCAATGTAAACACTTGAGCTGCTCAACTTTTATTTGCtacaaaaaagggggggggggggggggagaaaaccTCTTCATCCTCTGTGGCTTAGGTCAGATGGTTAGCCATTCTTATTTTCCCTTATTTCCATCTCTAATTACTGCTTAACGGCACTGCTTAAAGCTCAATGAGATCTCTATCCACCCCATACAGTTTAAAGGGAACTGCTGCGACAGGGGTTAGGAGCGGACATCGCATGCTTAACCAGCCTGCTGACATCGTAGGAAACGCACAGGATGCGTGCACTtacaaaaaaacaaccagaatcagttgtgcacgcacacacagtcacactcacacaaaggaTTGAGGCTTTTTTttgccaaacaaacaaaacggGGTCAACGCAGGAAATGAAGACACAATGtgattttttcttttaaatgcaCACTTGCCTTCTCTTCCAGCTAATGGACATCGCAGCGTTTACCCAACAGAAAGTATGCAGTCACGACGGGGAGACGGGAGACCCTCCAATGGGATTTCCTGAGTTGCATGAATGACAGTCCCTCTAGGGGATGTGGGAGTGGACTCGTGGGCGGGACTCCTGGCAGCGCAGTATGGAGGCGTGAATGTACTGTATCAAGTATGCCCTTTAACGCCCACCGCCTTCTCCAAGAAGATACACTAAGGAACACCTAGACGTCTAGAAACCTAGGAACCTTGTCTTAGAAAAGAGGGAGTATCAAATAAAAGGCAAAGCTCATCAGTACTCAGTATGACAGGAAGTGGTAATCAGAGTTGAAACCAGACACTCTCAGTAGGATGGAGGAGGGCGGGATGACAATGACAATAACCAACCAAATCACAGTATctgcttttgaaaaaaaatcgTTTTcacatttagtttttgtttgttttcttttttcccaGTAGACTATATCACACAGTGATAAcgaagaaagaggagaagacTACAGCCACCACGCTAGCTTCgtgcaaaaaacacatacactggCACATCGCATTAGGCAAAGAGATCAAAGCAAGACAACGCATACAAAAATATAGAAAACCTCCGATGCGACCACCGGCCTCTGCTCTGGGGCTGGGGACCTCTGGGCCATCAAGCATTTCTTTCTCTTCCTGTTCATCCACCAAAGGGTCAGGAACCTCCTCTCAGTGATGTTTCAGTTTGCTTGGTTATGGGGTCACAGCTGTTGTGTGTTTAGCTTCCATTTGAATGTCTTCAACACAGAGTTCACCCCCATGTTAGGGAACCTGCTGGTCCCATCGCTCCTGGgtaaccccaccaccaccacaggatGACTTGAACCGAGCACAATAAAAGCGAATCATCTCGGCTCAAGTCATTTGTCACACAGCCTTGTCGTCTTTCTCCCCCCATAGTTTAAATTTTGTTGaaatacagacatacatactaATGTCCCGTCACTTATGAAAACATTCCAGCATTTGCTCATAAATGGTTGTGACTGGGATAATATAATAGTTTGGCATACGCAGCAAGCCATGCCCATTTAAGGATGCTATCGGTCTCTGgcaataaaagaaagaaagggggtCAAAGGGAAGGCAGGCAGGTCCCAGGATGCGGTGTGGACCTGCCCGCCCGTTGGACAGGCTTCATCCACGAGCAGGGCTGAGAAGGTCACACAGAACAGCCTAGAAGGTTACAAACTGTGCTCTGGCTAAGCCCATTGGTTATAGCACTTGCAAAAGACACATGCAAAATTCAAGTGTTTGGACTTGGTCCACTTGTAATCCAAAAAAGTACTTTCCAGAGTGCATTTCTCCTCCCCAGGTACAATCCCTACCAACCAATCAGCAGCCCTGGATACACCCGaacagccagccaatcagcaggGTCCAGTGCACAGGTTCACTGAAGGCCTCCATAGCCAGGCCACTGCTCTTTATCACACATAGAAAAGATTGTTTGGACGCCTCAAAACAAAAAGCTTTTGGATAGAAGATCAAAGGTCAGAATTTGAGctctggaggggaggagggtcagTGAGTTATGGGTCGAACAACTCAGGAGAATTGGAAAGATGAGATTTTAAATTGTTGTACAAATAAGGCAATATGGACAGTTTTCAAGATTCATGGGGGAAGTGGAGCGAGTCACGGAAAACCAAAGAACAGAAATGAGTGGGAGGAGCGGTGAGGGCCAGCTGTCGCTCCCAGCTGACACCAGGAGTCACTGGCTGTTGGCCCGCCTCTCCtggccctcctcttcctcctcgtccaggGAGACCACCCCAGAGGAGGCCACGTCCGACACCCTCCGGCAGGGTTGGTGCTCCTCCCCCACCTGGCACACGGTTGTCTTGTAGCCCTTGCAGGGCCCAtcgtcgccctcctcctcctctcccggcGACAGGTAGGTCTCAGAGTAGGAGGCCGAGTAGCAGGGGGAGTCCTGCCCCCCACCGCTGCCCCCGGCAGGCGAGGGAGGGCCGGCGGCAGCACGCTGCAGGCgggccagcagcagctcctcgcCCCCCTGCAGCACAGACAGGATCTTGGCGGCCAGTTCGGTGGCGTTGCCGTGGGGATGGCGATGGGGTTTGCCGGAGGTGCCTAGGTCACGTAGCAATGGGTGTAGCTCGTCCAGGCTGCACAGGCTGGAGCACAGGGTGTCCGGGGAAtcggaggtgggggagggttctgccccgcccccgccaCCGGGCTCCTCGCAGCAGAGGCCCCTGAGGCTCAGGTTCTGGCACATCTGGCTGtgaatcaggtccttcaggtaagGAGGGAACGGCGACGAGACCTCTGGAACAAAACAACCAGACAAAGAACATGAAACAACCAGACAAAGACCAACAACCAGACAGAGACCATGAATGAAACAACCAGACAGACCATGAAACAACCAGACAAAGTACAACAATCAGACAGAGACAATGAATGAATCAACCAGACAAAGACCCACAACCAGACAGAGATCATGAATGAAACCACCAGACGCAGACCATGAATGAAACAACCAGACAAAGACCATGAATGAAACAACCAGACAATGACCAACAACCAGACAGAGACCATGAAACAACCAGACAAAGACCAACAACCAGAGACCATGAAACAACCAGACAAAGACCAACAACCAGACACAGACCATGAAGGAAACAAACAGACGAAGAACATGATGAAACAACCAGacaaaaaccatgaatgaaacaaCCAGACAGAGACCATGAATGAAACAACCAGACAAAGACTGTGAATGAAACAACCAGACAAAGACCATGAAGGAAACAACCACAGACCATGAATGAAACAACCAGACAGAGACCATGAATGAAACAACGCGACAGAGACCCTACGTATGTGTACATGTTTTAGGTGAGCTAAGCTAGAAAAATCTAAGTCTGAGCCAGGGAGACCTGAGGCCTCAATAAAGGCATGAAACAGCTAGTTTACGCTCAAACTTTACTTCCCTAATAGTGTGACCAGGGCTCTACAGTGTGCCCATTTCACTCACATTTGCGAGTGAATATTTCGGCGTGCGAacgagaaaaaaacaaaacaggagcacgtgtgcgagtgacttctccacagcgcactatactgtgcgttcacaccaaacgcgaaggggcgaAACGATTCCATACAAAGCAGCGATTCCATTTGCACCTCAACACTTTTGCCCGGcacgggcgagcgcgttcacgtggatttgcagcacgccacttttgctcgagttgaaatattaaactttgccgcgacattcgcgtgatgacagccaatcagggtTCAACAGCGTGACCACTGAGCGACGTGCGTTTCAACCGGCACACCGTTCCCTGCAATGCAGTCCagggtgaaccgcagcatggaggagaaagtgattgttgccgtttgcgactccccgagctctatatagaatagtatataatataatataattgtattgtatatataatatcacggccaaaagctctgtgcgcctccggatcgTCGTAGCGCGGGGAGGCGCTACGGGAGGGTTTAGCGGGTTTGTTTACccacgttgctatggttaccagtcttgtgtgttccaacggtttattaggtatctaaatcactgtctaatcaatacttcattcactgccttttccgtggtcattacaatattatgaatagactgcgtggaGAAAGTTAATGCTGTTACTGTAGACGATAAAGTCTACAAATTCAACCCCCGACTGGTTGAAGGAGTTCAGGTGGCTAGATTATGATGCTAAGtctgtacattttgtaaggaAGCCCCATCGGCAATGGCAGGCTCCTCTCTGTTTATAACGGGGAACCCTAATCTGATACGCGATGCTGTGGTGAAACACATCGAGTCCACTACGCATTCTCGCTGTCCCGATTTCTATATAAATCGCACCCAGTCCCAGCCCAATAATCCTGGTACGGTGGAAGCCGAAATTGGTGCTGTTTTGTGTAGCCTAAATGTAAtcttgtctatttatttgtcttaattttgctttagtaaattggtgctgttggtgtgtgcaatttctgcacgctaataaatgttctaaacaaaaacctattgtgcccccatttttttttcctgtgctcctacattttttaactttttaactagtgctcctgaaaaaaaaagttagtgtAGAGCCCTGAGTGTGACGTCTTTTTTTTCCTAGTTTTCTCAATTGAAATTTAGTTAAATTACACTGTACTCAAATATCAGACATTCTTTGAAAACGCCATTTTAAGTTCATAGGCAAACCAAGAGGGTATCAGAATGACCACCTGACTGCCGAAGCCTATAGAGGGTGCTCAGCACTGAGTACTGTTGAGGCCTGAGCACCCACTGTATCCCAGCCAAGGAACTGCCTTTACATCCAGGAGAGAGCATTCAGTAAGCACTTTGGGCTCTCAGCACTGGATTCAGATCAGGTTTCAGCTCGCTGGCCTGCTGATGTTAATATGTGCCTTGTTGGTCTGCAGAGAGCAACGTGAAGACCGGGAGATGTTAAAGTGCAGCATATCAGATTACCATATCAGGGAACCACGCTCTTTGAAATGTTGAACGGGTAATTGGTGATTCAATGTCTTCGGGTAAAGACATTCCAGTGTGCAAACAGGCAATATGTGGattcaatatttaaaaagaaTGCACACTTGCTCTTCCAGCCCACAGACATCATGGCATTTACCCAACAGAAAGTATGCAGTCATCGACGGGGAGATGGGAGACATTAATGTGGAGctgatgtgtttatttgttggtATACGGAGGGTGCTGGTGCTTCCATCCAATGGGATTTCATAAGTTGCATGAATGACAGTCCCTCTTCCGGTGAAGACATTTGAGCGTGCACACAGGCATGTATCCAGAGAGTTCATAGAGCCCTGACACAGCGCACAGCCAGAGACCGTCTGCAGTGAGGGGAATTATATTCAATTGCAAGAGGGATATCAAATTGCGTGAGGGAACAAAAAATATGTTGGAAGGGCATGAAAACTAGGGCACTGGGACAATAAGATCCATGACAGACTGATCTGGACCacaggggggaaggagagagtcatagagacagagagagagtcagagagacacagagacacacagagagagagagagcgggtgagagagagagagagagagagagagagagagagagaggggatgaatCATTTATATTTAATAGGGTCTTGAGAGGCAAGGGCCAACTTTTACAATTGTCCTGATAAGTTGGAATCACAATATAGAAAGAAGTTTATATATTAGAGGTCTAACAAATCACAAACTCCGGATGTGGTACGACACAAGGTCAGGGTAATAGTTGGGTTCGATACGTGAAAGGacacatattataccaccagagtgtgattagccttacaagccgtttcgaaaatctgccccatatgacatcactagtgggcgtgtccacctagatctgtgctggatagatgagcaacgtttacttcagtccactgggtaggctggtagactgatctatccagcacacatctaggcggacacgcccactagtgatgtcatattgggcagattttcgaaacggcttgtaagggtaatcacactcactcctggtggtataatacgtctCCTTCAACAGAATAAGGTCTGAAAGTGTCACTTCTGTTCACACGTAAACGTATGGCCAGCTGTACTTTTATGGGTTACCGTTACACACGATAGCAGAATCTTGTTGCAGTAGAACAAAAGACATTCAATGACTTTTTTGAGAGAAGGTCAATTCTATTCACACTATTAGAATCCGGTGGCAGTATCACCCTTTGAACACCAGTATGTCTGGGCTGGTTTACCCTCGTTCCACCGGTGATACAGTGGTGTGATGTCAGGCATGCAAACCGGGGTCTGGAGGCATGGCTTAGCCCCTGCCATTTTGTGCTCCTGACATTACTGATGTGCCAACCTGCTTTTGTTGACATTCAAGGCTGTTTGTGTGACCTTCCATTGAGGCACATGACGTCGGGCGTGAAGTTATGCAGCAGTTACCACAAAAAATCACCTTCCTTGAAGTTTAATACATAATTAGTTTTAAGGTAATCTGTGATCCCAAGTGTGTGTACTatgtttaactgtgtgtgtgtgtgtgtgtgtgtgtgtgtgtgtgtgtgtgtgtgtgtgtgtgtgtgtgtgtgtgtgtgtgtgtgtgtgtgtgtgtgtgtgtgtgtgtgtgtgtgtatgtgtgtgtgtgtgtgtgtgtatgtgtgtgtgcactgtgtttcactgtgtgtgtgtgtgtgtgtgtgtactgtgtttaactgtgtgtgtgtgtgggtgtgtgtgtgcgcactgcgtttaactgtatgtgtgtgtgtgtgtgtgtgtgtgtgtgtgtgtgtgtgtgtagtactgtttttaagtgtgtgtgtgtgtgtgtgtgtgtgtgtgtgtgtgtgtgtgtgtgtgtgtgtgtgtgtgtgtgtgtatgtatgtatgtttgagtatgtgtgttacctgtgctcTGTGTGGCGGGCTCGTTGGCAGGCAGAAAGTCTTCATCGTATGAGTCATCAGTGGAGTCGTCTCCGTCCACAGAGGACCAGGCCCTGAGCTTAGCCTCCGCTATGGCAAACTGCTCTgccacgcctgcacacacacacacacacacacacacacacacacacacacacacacacacacacacacacacacacacacacacacacacacacacacacatacacacacacgatataTGCTGCATGGATCAATGCAGGATTCACCATTTCCGACGCCCGCtttgtaacacaaacacacagtgccaCGCATATAGATGTAGACAAGGTGATAagtggttgtcatggtaacccGCTCAGTACCTGTCAATCGCATTTCCACGTAGTGTCACAAATACTTTCAGATTGACCAATCCCCACGAGGGAACCGTGGTGCGTGTGACGTTGCATCGGCGCAGACGATATATCCAATCAGTATTTCTCATGTTGTCACATGACCGGCCCGGCTAATATGGCTTCCGCTAAGCGCCCGCTGCAGACACATGCTCTCTGTCTTTGTGGCAATTACCTTTTAAAGCAGCATTTTACCAGATGACATTTCTACAGGTCCATGACTCCGGTAGTTAGTGGCGATGAATCAACACTAGAAACCCTTTTCTGGAGA
This genomic window contains:
- the fam131ab gene encoding protein FAM131A; this translates as MLPKSRRALTIQEIAALARSSLHGISQVVKDHVTKPTAMAQGRLAHLIEWKGWCKPMETPAALESDFNSYSDLSEGEQEARFAAGVAEQFAIAEAKLRAWSSVDGDDSTDDSYDEDFLPANEPATQSTEVSSPFPPYLKDLIHSQMCQNLSLRGLCCEEPGGGGGAEPSPTSDSPDTLCSSLCSLDELHPLLRDLGTSGKPHRHPHGNATELAAKILSVLQGGEELLLARLQRAAAGPPSPAGGSGGGQDSPCYSASYSETYLSPGEEEEGDDGPCKGYKTTVCQVGEEHQPCRRVSDVASSGVVSLDEEEEEGQERRANSQ